Proteins co-encoded in one Prescottella sp. R16 genomic window:
- a CDS encoding Rieske 2Fe-2S domain-containing protein, whose amino-acid sequence MSDHDAPVREITAQALPTRFARGWHCLGLERTFRDGKPHQINAFGRKLVVFAGQDEKINVLDAYCRHMGGDLSQGTVKGNEIACPFHDWRWGGDGRCKNIPYARRVPPIARTATWPTMVQDGLLFVWNDPEGNPPPADVTIPRIAGYGDPEYTDWIWYSTTIEGVNCREVIDNVVDMAHFFYIHLAFPTYFKTIFEGHTATQYMTGVGREDVAPRKPVPGVPVSRGNTSVAAYHGPSFMIDDLVYHYDEADLPIVLINCHYPIDANSFELQYGVIVKKFPGREDAESTALARKIGDFVRLGFEQDVVIWKNKTRIDNPLLCEEDGPVYQLRRWYEQFYVDAADVRPEMTNRFEFEIDTTAPNVKWRAEVQDNIARRDARVDGRAPTPS is encoded by the coding sequence ATGAGCGACCACGACGCACCGGTTCGTGAGATCACAGCGCAGGCGCTACCGACACGGTTCGCACGCGGATGGCACTGCCTGGGCCTGGAACGCACGTTCCGCGACGGAAAACCTCATCAGATCAACGCCTTCGGGCGGAAGCTGGTGGTTTTCGCCGGACAGGACGAGAAGATCAACGTGCTCGACGCGTACTGCCGGCACATGGGCGGCGACCTCTCACAGGGCACCGTGAAGGGGAACGAGATCGCCTGCCCCTTCCACGACTGGCGCTGGGGCGGCGACGGGCGGTGCAAGAACATTCCGTACGCCCGCCGTGTCCCGCCGATCGCCCGCACCGCGACCTGGCCGACGATGGTGCAGGACGGCCTGCTGTTCGTCTGGAACGACCCCGAGGGCAACCCGCCGCCCGCGGACGTGACGATCCCGCGCATCGCCGGTTACGGCGATCCCGAATACACCGACTGGATCTGGTATTCGACGACGATCGAGGGCGTGAACTGCCGCGAGGTCATCGACAACGTCGTCGACATGGCCCACTTCTTCTACATTCATCTCGCCTTCCCGACGTACTTCAAGACGATCTTCGAGGGGCACACCGCCACGCAGTACATGACCGGTGTCGGGCGTGAGGACGTCGCTCCTCGCAAACCCGTTCCGGGAGTGCCGGTCTCCCGCGGAAACACCTCCGTGGCGGCATACCACGGGCCGTCCTTCATGATCGACGATCTCGTGTACCACTACGACGAGGCGGACCTGCCGATCGTGCTGATCAACTGCCACTATCCGATCGACGCCAACTCGTTCGAGCTGCAGTACGGCGTCATCGTCAAGAAGTTCCCGGGCAGGGAGGACGCCGAGTCCACGGCCCTGGCCCGGAAGATCGGCGACTTCGTCCGCCTCGGCTTCGAGCAGGACGTAGTGATCTGGAAGAACAAGACCCGAATCGACAATCCGCTCCTGTGCGAGGAGGACGGCCCGGTCTACCAGCTGCGACGCTGGTACGAACAGTTCTATGTCGACGCTGCGGACGTGCGGCCGGAGATGACGAACCGATTCGAGTTCGAGATCGACACGACTGCACCGAACGTCAAGTGGCGGGCGGAAGTCCAGGACAACATCGCCAGGCGCGACGCGCGCGTCGACGGCCGAGCACCGACGCCGTCGTAG
- a CDS encoding TetR/AcrR family transcriptional regulator translates to MSEVETADKAWGRDEVRRAVRLAARTLLAEKGLSFSMRELAANAGVNLGLIHKHLGNKDDVVRAVLARSHERSAAIVGGVDSLPEAVRALFMVGVADPEYVRIVAWLNLHGRSDLIPNEDMDALGAITGSSHTTVDDRVRHMAVLSAISGWSLFGSGILQSAEVAESEREFYEARVADLLASIVNGENTSPVDAGPE, encoded by the coding sequence GTGAGTGAAGTCGAGACGGCCGACAAAGCCTGGGGCAGAGACGAAGTACGCAGAGCCGTGCGGCTGGCGGCGCGCACGCTGCTCGCCGAGAAAGGATTGTCCTTCAGCATGCGCGAGCTCGCGGCGAATGCCGGCGTCAACCTGGGGCTGATCCACAAGCATCTCGGCAACAAGGACGACGTGGTGCGGGCGGTCCTCGCGCGGAGTCACGAGAGGTCGGCGGCGATCGTCGGAGGTGTCGACTCGCTTCCGGAGGCCGTGCGGGCGCTGTTCATGGTGGGAGTCGCCGACCCGGAGTACGTGCGGATCGTGGCATGGCTGAATCTGCACGGGCGATCCGACCTGATTCCGAACGAGGACATGGATGCCCTCGGCGCGATCACCGGTTCGTCGCACACCACCGTCGACGACCGAGTTCGGCATATGGCTGTGCTCTCGGCGATATCCGGGTGGTCGTTGTTCGGCAGCGGAATCCTGCAGTCGGCCGAGGTCGCGGAGTCCGAGCGGGAGTTCTACGAGGCGCGTGTCGCAGATCTGCTGGCGTCGATCGTGAACGGGGAGAACACCTCACCCGTCGACGCGGGTCCCGAGTAG
- a CDS encoding class I SAM-dependent methyltransferase — MTILRPKSDTVRKLSLAEIVETVSDGDIPLRFTAYDGSATGPEDAPYGLHLNSERGTTYLATAPGDLGMARAYVSGDLEAVGVHPGDPYEILKAMTALHFERPSPKELATITRSIGWDKLRIIAPPPQEHLPRWRRFAEGLRHSKTRDAEAIHHHYDVSNTFYEYVLGPSMTYTCAAYESEDQTLEAAQENKYRLVFEKLGLQEGDRLLDIGCGWGGMVRYAARRGVKVIGATLSREQAEWAQKAIADEGLSDLAEVRFSDYRDIAETGFDAISSIGLTEHIGVDNYPSYFGFMKDKLREGGRLLNHCITRPGNRSSAKAGYFIDRYIFPDGELTGSGRIISEIQNLGLEVRHEENLREHYALTLAGWCRNLVDNWDACVAEVGEGTAKVWGLYMAGSRLGFERNVVQLHQVLAVKLGPDGEAHVPLRPWWQG, encoded by the coding sequence GTGACGATTCTCAGGCCCAAGTCCGACACGGTACGCAAACTCAGTCTTGCCGAGATTGTCGAAACCGTGTCCGACGGCGATATTCCGCTGCGCTTCACAGCATACGACGGCAGCGCGACCGGCCCGGAGGACGCACCGTACGGCCTGCACCTGAACTCCGAGCGCGGCACCACCTACCTGGCCACCGCACCCGGCGACCTCGGTATGGCCCGCGCCTACGTCTCCGGCGACCTCGAGGCCGTCGGCGTCCACCCCGGCGACCCGTACGAAATCCTGAAGGCGATGACGGCCCTGCACTTCGAGCGGCCGTCCCCGAAGGAACTCGCCACCATCACCCGCTCCATCGGCTGGGACAAGCTGCGCATCATCGCGCCGCCCCCGCAGGAACACCTGCCGCGGTGGCGCCGATTCGCGGAAGGGCTGCGGCACTCCAAGACTCGCGACGCCGAAGCCATCCACCACCACTACGACGTGTCCAACACGTTCTACGAATACGTCCTCGGCCCGTCCATGACGTACACGTGCGCCGCCTACGAATCCGAGGACCAGACCCTCGAGGCCGCGCAGGAGAACAAGTACCGCCTCGTGTTCGAGAAACTCGGACTACAGGAAGGCGACCGACTCCTCGACATCGGCTGCGGCTGGGGCGGCATGGTCCGCTACGCCGCCCGCCGCGGCGTCAAGGTCATCGGCGCCACCCTGTCGAGGGAGCAGGCCGAATGGGCGCAGAAGGCCATCGCCGACGAAGGCCTCTCCGACCTCGCCGAAGTCCGATTCTCCGACTACCGGGACATCGCCGAAACCGGTTTCGACGCCATCTCCTCCATCGGTCTCACCGAACACATCGGCGTCGACAACTACCCGTCCTACTTCGGGTTCATGAAGGACAAACTCCGCGAGGGCGGTCGGCTCCTCAACCACTGCATCACCCGGCCCGGCAACCGCAGCAGCGCCAAAGCCGGCTACTTCATCGACCGCTACATCTTCCCCGACGGCGAACTCACCGGCTCCGGGCGCATCATCAGCGAAATCCAGAACCTCGGCCTCGAGGTCCGCCACGAGGAAAACCTGCGCGAGCACTACGCACTCACCCTAGCCGGCTGGTGCCGCAACCTCGTCGACAACTGGGACGCCTGCGTCGCCGAAGTCGGCGAGGGCACCGCCAAGGTCTGGGGCCTCTACATGGCCGGCTCCCGACTCGGCTTCGAACGCAACGTCGTTCAGCTCCACCAGGTATTGGCCGTCAAACTCGGCCCCGACGGCGAAGCGCACGTGCCGCTGCGCCCGTGGTGGCAGGGGTAG
- a CDS encoding FAD-binding oxidoreductase encodes MVDSKSGIREIGPAAHRAGVQRLLSSYRAIPPDANVRLAKKTSNLFRARAHSNAPGLDVSGLGGVVSVDPVARTADVQGMCTYENLVDATLPYGLAPLVVPQLKTITLGGAVTGLGIESTSFRNGLPHESVLEIDILTGSGDILTATPDNEHADLFRSFPNSYGTLGYSTRIRIELEPVKKYVALRHLRFTDLTRLQETMERIATERSWDGTAVDYLDGVVFTPTEAYLTLGTQTDEPGPVSDYTGMDIYYRSIQHESINHPRTDRLTIHDYLWRWDTDWFWCSRAFGTQNPKIRRFWPKRYLRSSFYWKLIGLDQKYDIGDRLEARKGLPPRERVVQDIEVPLENTSAFLHWFLDEIPIEPLWLCPLKLREPAHPSLDTHRPWPLYPLEPGRAYVNVGFWSSVPIVPGEPVGAANRLIEKKVAELDGHKSLYSESFYSEDEFALLYGGEHYTQIKKRYDPDSRLLDLYSKAVQRK; translated from the coding sequence GTGGTCGACTCCAAGAGTGGTATCCGCGAAATCGGGCCCGCCGCGCATCGCGCCGGGGTCCAGCGTCTGCTGTCCAGCTATCGGGCCATCCCGCCCGACGCCAACGTGCGCCTCGCCAAGAAGACGTCCAACCTGTTCCGGGCACGGGCCCACAGCAACGCCCCCGGACTGGACGTCTCCGGTCTCGGTGGCGTCGTCTCGGTGGATCCCGTGGCCCGCACCGCCGACGTCCAGGGCATGTGCACGTACGAGAACCTCGTCGACGCCACCCTGCCGTACGGGCTCGCGCCGCTCGTGGTGCCGCAGCTCAAGACCATCACCCTCGGCGGCGCCGTCACCGGCCTCGGCATCGAGTCCACGTCGTTCCGCAACGGCCTGCCGCACGAGTCCGTCCTCGAGATCGACATCCTCACCGGCAGCGGCGACATCCTCACCGCCACCCCGGACAACGAACACGCCGACCTGTTCCGCTCCTTCCCCAACTCCTATGGCACCCTCGGCTATTCGACGCGCATCCGCATCGAACTCGAGCCCGTGAAGAAGTACGTCGCGCTGCGGCACCTGCGCTTCACCGACCTGACCCGGCTGCAGGAGACGATGGAGCGGATCGCCACGGAGCGATCGTGGGACGGGACCGCCGTCGACTACCTCGACGGCGTCGTGTTCACCCCCACCGAGGCCTACCTCACGCTCGGTACGCAGACCGACGAGCCCGGACCGGTCAGCGACTACACCGGCATGGACATCTACTACCGGTCCATCCAGCACGAGTCGATCAATCACCCCCGAACCGACCGGCTCACCATCCACGACTACCTGTGGCGCTGGGACACCGACTGGTTCTGGTGCTCCCGCGCCTTCGGCACCCAGAACCCCAAGATCCGCCGCTTCTGGCCGAAACGCTACCTACGCAGCAGCTTCTACTGGAAACTCATCGGCCTCGACCAGAAGTACGACATCGGCGACCGCCTCGAAGCCCGTAAGGGACTGCCGCCCCGCGAACGCGTCGTGCAGGACATCGAGGTCCCTCTCGAGAACACGTCCGCCTTCCTGCACTGGTTCCTCGACGAGATCCCCATCGAACCGCTCTGGTTGTGCCCGTTGAAGCTTCGTGAGCCGGCACATCCGTCGCTGGACACGCACCGGCCGTGGCCCCTGTACCCGCTCGAGCCCGGCCGCGCCTACGTCAACGTCGGCTTCTGGTCGTCGGTGCCGATCGTGCCCGGCGAGCCCGTCGGCGCCGCGAACCGGCTCATCGAGAAGAAGGTCGCCGAACTCGACGGCCACAAATCCCTGTACTCCGAATCGTTCTACAGCGAGGACGAATTCGCGCTGCTCTACGGCGGCGAGCACTACACCCAGATCAAGAAACGCTACGACCCAGATTCACGTCTCCTCGACCTCTATTCGAAGGCGGTGCAAAGAAAGTGA
- a CDS encoding ABC transporter substrate-binding protein — translation MKNTWHRSGLRLAAFGAAAALLVGGCASANSESSDSAAATTGLVNVASDAGTAVRGGTVTFGSYSFPNALDPTKTQAAGSNGGTEMAAIYDTLIRTDPETGEFEPQLAESLEHNADYTEFTLKLRDGATFSDGTPVDAEAVKWSIDRFVAAGADIAQVWVNSVASIATPDAETVTFTLTGPWDRFPVMLALGPGMVVSETSQAGGQFTPIGAGPFTLSRFAPNEEIILTPREDYWNGRPNLDKLRFVPTNGARGQLESLQSGQLNAAYLLRDEASIRDALAANYSGYLDIQGLGSLGMINTREGRPGADVRVRQAIAYGVDPEAINNRANDGLGIASSTIVPETSVWNSGAEGVPFDPEKAKQLLDEAKADGYDGKLTYLATSEKTNEAAALTTQASLNSIGFDVRIDYVNSVSDLVRKMYAEHDFDMTRGAFAFMDEAPYLRLYGGLGSDSRNNAAGYADPQMDTLLAAVKSATTADAKKDAIAQVQARANETVPYAVWGASKVFTAWDNNVHGVKRSADNIILFDETWVGQ, via the coding sequence TTGAAGAACACGTGGCACAGGTCGGGCCTCCGACTGGCGGCGTTCGGCGCGGCCGCAGCCCTGCTCGTCGGCGGATGCGCGTCCGCCAACAGCGAGTCCAGCGACAGCGCAGCCGCCACCACCGGCCTGGTCAACGTCGCATCCGACGCCGGCACCGCGGTCCGCGGCGGCACCGTGACGTTCGGGTCGTACTCGTTCCCCAACGCCCTCGACCCGACCAAGACGCAGGCCGCAGGCTCCAACGGCGGCACCGAAATGGCCGCGATCTACGACACGCTGATCCGCACCGACCCCGAGACCGGAGAGTTCGAGCCGCAGCTCGCGGAGTCGCTCGAACACAACGCCGACTACACGGAGTTCACGCTGAAACTGCGTGACGGTGCCACGTTCAGCGACGGCACCCCCGTCGACGCCGAGGCCGTCAAGTGGAGCATCGACCGCTTCGTCGCGGCCGGCGCCGACATCGCACAGGTGTGGGTGAACTCCGTCGCCTCGATCGCCACCCCCGACGCCGAGACCGTGACGTTCACGCTCACCGGACCGTGGGACCGCTTCCCCGTGATGCTGGCGTTGGGCCCGGGCATGGTCGTCTCCGAGACCTCGCAGGCCGGGGGCCAGTTCACCCCGATCGGCGCCGGACCGTTCACGCTCTCCCGCTTCGCGCCGAACGAGGAGATCATCCTCACCCCGCGCGAGGACTACTGGAACGGCCGCCCCAACCTCGACAAGCTCCGGTTCGTCCCGACGAACGGCGCCCGCGGCCAGCTCGAATCGCTGCAGTCCGGCCAGCTGAACGCGGCCTACCTCCTCCGTGACGAGGCCTCGATCCGTGACGCCCTCGCCGCGAACTACAGCGGCTACCTCGACATCCAGGGCCTCGGCTCGCTCGGCATGATCAACACCCGCGAGGGCCGTCCCGGCGCCGACGTGCGAGTGCGTCAGGCCATCGCGTACGGCGTCGACCCGGAGGCGATCAACAACCGCGCCAACGACGGCCTCGGCATCGCCAGCTCGACGATCGTCCCGGAGACCTCCGTGTGGAACAGCGGCGCCGAGGGCGTCCCGTTCGATCCGGAGAAGGCCAAGCAGCTCCTGGACGAGGCCAAGGCCGACGGCTACGACGGCAAGCTCACATATCTGGCCACCAGTGAGAAGACCAACGAGGCCGCCGCTCTCACGACCCAGGCGTCGCTGAACTCGATCGGCTTCGACGTGCGGATCGACTACGTCAACAGCGTCTCCGACCTGGTGCGGAAGATGTACGCGGAGCACGACTTCGACATGACCCGCGGCGCCTTCGCGTTCATGGACGAAGCACCGTACCTGCGCCTGTACGGCGGCCTGGGCAGCGACTCGCGCAACAATGCGGCCGGCTACGCGGACCCGCAGATGGACACGCTGCTCGCCGCGGTGAAGTCCGCGACCACCGCCGACGCCAAGAAGGACGCCATCGCCCAGGTGCAGGCCCGCGCCAACGAGACCGTCCCCTACGCGGTGTGGGGCGCCTCCAAGGTGTTCACCGCATGGGACAACAACGTCCACGGCGTCAAGCGCAGCGCGGACAACATCATCCTGTTCGACGAGACGTGGGTCGGGCAGTAG
- a CDS encoding SRPBCC family protein — protein MAQVSASSSVTTTASPEQALAALSDYETVRPRILPAQYRDYAVLEGGQGNGTVAQWTLQATEKRSRNVKASVTVSGTTVTEHDANSSMVTTWEVAPSGTGSTVTTTTRWQGAGGIGGFFERTFAPIGLRKIQEATLANLVRELG, from the coding sequence GTGGCACAGGTCAGCGCCAGCAGTTCCGTCACCACCACCGCAAGCCCGGAGCAGGCGCTCGCGGCGCTGTCCGACTACGAGACCGTCCGGCCGCGGATCCTGCCCGCGCAGTACCGCGACTACGCGGTCCTCGAGGGCGGCCAGGGCAACGGCACCGTCGCGCAGTGGACGCTGCAGGCCACCGAGAAGCGGTCCCGCAACGTGAAGGCGTCGGTCACCGTGTCGGGCACCACCGTCACCGAGCACGATGCGAACTCGTCGATGGTCACGACGTGGGAGGTGGCGCCGTCGGGCACAGGGTCGACGGTCACCACGACGACGCGGTGGCAGGGTGCCGGCGGTATCGGCGGTTTCTTCGAGCGCACGTTCGCGCCGATCGGGCTGCGCAAGATTCAGGAGGCGACGCTCGCCAATCTCGTTCGCGAGCTGGGCTGA
- a CDS encoding YbaB/EbfC family nucleoid-associated protein, with amino-acid sequence MQQLIAQAQQMQQQLMAAQAEMAQAEVTGQAGGGLVTATVKGTGEVVGLAIDPKVVDPEDIETLQDLVIGAIADASNKAQEIAASKLGPLAGGLPGLPF; translated from the coding sequence ATGCAGCAGCTCATCGCGCAGGCCCAGCAGATGCAGCAGCAACTGATGGCGGCGCAGGCGGAGATGGCGCAGGCCGAGGTGACCGGTCAGGCCGGTGGCGGTCTGGTGACCGCGACGGTCAAGGGCACCGGTGAGGTCGTCGGACTGGCGATCGACCCGAAGGTCGTCGACCCCGAGGACATCGAGACGCTGCAGGACCTCGTGATCGGGGCGATCGCGGACGCGTCGAACAAGGCGCAGGAGATCGCGGCGAGCAAGCTGGGCCCGCTCGCCGGCGGCCTGCCCGGTCTTCCCTTCTAG
- the recR gene encoding recombination mediator RecR, which translates to MYEGPVQDLIDELGKLPGIGPKSAQRIAFHLLTVEPPEIDRLQAVLQKVRDGVQFCVVCGTVSEEEKCRICADPRRDRTMVCVVEEPKDVQAIERTREFRGRYHVLGGALDPLSGVGPDQLRIRELLTRIGNQEDGVDVSEVIIATDPNTEGEATATYLVRMLRDFPGLTVSRLASGLPMGGDLEFADELTLGRALSGRRTL; encoded by the coding sequence TTGTACGAAGGCCCCGTCCAGGATCTGATCGACGAGCTGGGCAAGCTGCCCGGTATCGGGCCCAAGAGTGCGCAGCGCATCGCGTTCCATCTGTTGACGGTGGAGCCGCCGGAGATCGACCGGTTGCAAGCGGTGCTGCAGAAGGTGCGCGACGGCGTCCAGTTCTGCGTCGTGTGCGGCACGGTCTCCGAGGAGGAGAAGTGCCGGATCTGTGCGGACCCGCGACGGGATCGGACGATGGTGTGTGTCGTCGAGGAACCCAAGGACGTGCAGGCCATCGAGCGGACCCGGGAGTTCCGGGGCCGCTACCACGTGCTCGGGGGTGCGCTCGATCCGCTGAGCGGCGTCGGCCCGGACCAGCTGCGGATCAGGGAGCTGCTCACCCGGATCGGCAACCAGGAGGACGGCGTCGACGTGTCCGAGGTGATCATCGCGACCGACCCCAATACCGAGGGGGAGGCCACCGCGACGTATCTGGTGCGGATGCTGCGGGACTTCCCGGGGCTGACGGTGTCGCGGCTGGCGTCGGGGCTGCCGATGGGCGGCGACCTCGAGTTCGCGGACGAGCTCACGCTCGGGCGTGCTCTCTCGGGTCGGCGAACGCTGTAA
- a CDS encoding LysR family transcriptional regulator yields MDFRQLRYFLAVSEELSFSKAAKRCFISQSAISHQIGKLEQELGATLFDRSTRSVQLSPAGTRLVPIAQEVLSLEAKAFAVAKEPRNRIRITASMSFAPQCLTAITRVREKHPRLDVEFVIKNFTDRIEAVSSGDADIALIRGRVDRPGLETVELGVEDLMIATSNQHPVSAFSTVELGELAPYPLLLPPRHDQILIHTVVENAFVDVGRRFRLGPPVARDHTAILDVITNPRAWTVLYAGTVTDVPRPSLCLMRERNNRLRVPVSGIVRAGATEVPGMASLLRSLQQTVAGEGSAPPHSSAPPHSSVPPAPQEQAGGTPTG; encoded by the coding sequence ATGGACTTCCGGCAGCTGCGCTACTTCCTCGCCGTCAGCGAGGAGCTGAGCTTCAGCAAGGCCGCCAAACGCTGCTTCATCTCCCAGTCCGCGATCAGCCACCAGATAGGCAAACTCGAGCAGGAACTCGGCGCCACCCTGTTCGACCGCTCCACCCGCTCCGTACAGCTGAGCCCCGCCGGGACGCGACTGGTCCCCATCGCGCAGGAAGTACTGAGCCTCGAGGCCAAAGCGTTCGCCGTCGCCAAGGAACCCCGCAACCGCATCCGCATCACCGCATCCATGAGCTTCGCGCCGCAATGCCTCACCGCGATCACCCGCGTCCGCGAAAAACACCCCCGACTCGACGTCGAATTCGTCATCAAGAACTTCACCGACCGCATCGAGGCCGTCTCGTCCGGCGACGCCGACATCGCCCTCATCCGCGGCCGCGTGGACCGGCCCGGACTCGAGACCGTCGAACTCGGCGTCGAGGACCTCATGATCGCGACGTCCAACCAACATCCGGTGTCCGCGTTCTCCACCGTCGAACTCGGCGAACTCGCGCCCTACCCGCTGCTGCTGCCGCCGCGGCACGATCAGATCCTCATCCACACGGTCGTCGAGAACGCGTTCGTCGATGTCGGACGTCGCTTCCGGCTCGGCCCGCCCGTCGCCCGCGACCACACCGCGATCCTCGACGTCATCACCAACCCGCGCGCCTGGACCGTCCTCTACGCCGGCACCGTCACCGACGTCCCCCGCCCCAGCCTGTGCCTCATGCGCGAACGCAACAACCGGCTGCGGGTACCGGTGAGCGGCATCGTCCGGGCCGGCGCCACCGAAGTACCCGGTATGGCGAGCCTGCTCCGGTCGCTGCAGCAGACGGTGGCCGGGGAGGGCAGTGCGCCCCCGCACAGCAGTGCGCCCCCGCACAGCAGTGTGCCCCCGGCCCCGCAGGAGCAGGCCGGGGGCACACCCACCGGATAG
- a CDS encoding NAD(P)/FAD-dependent oxidoreductase yields the protein MDRTEVVIVGSGFGALAAAKKLAKAGKPFVLISETTEHLFQPLLYQVATGVLAAGEIAPSIRAILAEYPNADVRLGRVVDVDPDAKELVYEAAGQRHTIGYDSLVAATGARQSYFGRDEFAKVTYALKTVDDAERLRAQIVRCFEEAHTTSDLERRKNLLSFIVIGAGATGIELAGQIKELAGRYFEQAIRGITADDVTVTLVEGAGVAMPAYGGKLSEYMLESLEKSGVEVVLNTLVTDIDAHGATLKAHGSDAGVRRTAETIIWSAGVQANDFAAVLAERTGCDTDRAGRLLVNPDLTVGGRADIFAVGDMTSLNNLPGQSPVAMQGGRHVAATILGKTKRGTPFKFRDKGSMAIINRFRAVTKVKGIELTGFVAWVLWLAVHMVYLVGFRNRYVAVMSWFGSFLGHRRPHFYYAQKLGPVEAPDARMSDDEPVKAAA from the coding sequence GTGGATCGGACCGAAGTGGTCATCGTCGGATCCGGATTCGGTGCCCTCGCCGCGGCGAAGAAGCTGGCCAAGGCCGGCAAGCCGTTCGTGTTGATCTCGGAGACCACCGAGCATCTGTTCCAGCCGCTGCTCTACCAGGTGGCGACGGGTGTTCTCGCGGCCGGTGAGATCGCGCCGTCGATCCGCGCGATCCTCGCCGAATACCCCAACGCGGACGTCCGTCTGGGCCGTGTCGTCGACGTCGACCCGGACGCGAAGGAACTCGTCTACGAGGCCGCCGGCCAGCGCCACACCATCGGCTACGACTCGCTCGTCGCCGCGACCGGCGCCCGGCAGAGCTACTTCGGCCGCGACGAGTTCGCGAAGGTCACGTACGCGCTCAAGACCGTCGACGACGCCGAACGCCTGCGCGCCCAGATCGTGCGCTGCTTCGAGGAAGCCCACACCACCAGCGATCTCGAGCGCCGCAAGAACCTGCTCAGCTTCATCGTCATCGGCGCCGGCGCGACGGGTATCGAGCTCGCCGGGCAGATCAAGGAGCTCGCGGGCCGCTACTTCGAGCAGGCCATCCGCGGTATCACCGCCGACGACGTCACCGTCACCCTCGTCGAGGGCGCGGGTGTCGCGATGCCCGCGTACGGCGGCAAGCTCAGCGAGTACATGTTGGAGTCGCTGGAGAAGTCGGGTGTCGAGGTCGTCCTCAACACGCTCGTCACCGACATCGACGCGCACGGCGCCACCCTCAAGGCACACGGCAGCGACGCCGGGGTGCGCCGTACCGCGGAAACCATCATCTGGTCGGCGGGTGTGCAGGCCAACGATTTCGCGGCCGTGCTCGCCGAGCGCACCGGTTGCGACACCGACCGTGCCGGACGTCTCCTCGTCAACCCCGATCTCACCGTCGGCGGCCGCGCCGACATCTTCGCGGTCGGTGACATGACGTCGCTGAACAACCTGCCCGGCCAGTCGCCCGTCGCGATGCAGGGCGGACGTCACGTCGCGGCCACCATCCTCGGCAAGACCAAGCGCGGCACGCCTTTCAAGTTCCGCGACAAGGGCTCGATGGCGATCATCAACCGCTTCCGTGCCGTCACCAAGGTCAAGGGCATCGAACTCACCGGTTTCGTCGCGTGGGTGCTGTGGCTCGCGGTGCACATGGTGTACCTGGTGGGCTTCCGTAACCGGTACGTCGCGGTGATGTCGTGGTTCGGGTCGTTCCTCGGCCACCGGCGCCCGCACTTCTACTACGCGCAGAAGCTGGGACCGGTCGAGGCACCCGATGCCCGGATGTCGGACGACGAGCCCGTCAAGGCTGCCGCATAA
- a CDS encoding DMT family transporter, protein MQTTENRSADPRVLAVSGALAISLTAVFIRASDVSPATSVFFRCLLALPPLALLAWWEHRRNRRVTRQDLTRYLVAGALLGVDFALWSQSIMLIGAGISTVLVNIQVVVVPLLAFLVFGTRIPRRFLGVVPVLFAGIALTGGIGSGAAAGPNLLWGTVLALLSGVAYAGYIFVVGGSGSADTAGTQVLVSTAAAGIVGSAIGSWWGPIDLAPGWTAFGWLAALAFSAQFVGWILLGRSLPRLAPEVGATLLLLQPVLAIGAAVLMLGERPTALQLTGCAIVVGTAWFVASRPRTTEPTRDVAAEGTRALAQ, encoded by the coding sequence GTGCAGACCACCGAAAACCGCAGCGCCGACCCGCGCGTGCTCGCCGTCTCAGGCGCCCTCGCCATCTCCCTGACCGCGGTCTTCATCCGCGCCTCGGACGTCTCCCCCGCCACGTCGGTGTTCTTCCGGTGCCTGCTCGCGCTCCCGCCGCTGGCCCTGCTCGCATGGTGGGAACACCGCCGCAATCGCCGCGTCACCCGGCAGGACCTCACCCGGTATCTCGTCGCCGGCGCTCTCCTCGGCGTCGACTTCGCCCTGTGGTCGCAGTCGATCATGCTCATCGGTGCCGGCATCTCCACCGTGCTCGTGAACATCCAGGTGGTCGTCGTGCCCCTGCTGGCGTTCCTGGTGTTCGGCACCCGCATCCCGCGCCGCTTCCTCGGCGTCGTGCCCGTCCTGTTCGCGGGCATCGCCCTCACCGGCGGCATCGGCAGCGGCGCCGCCGCCGGACCGAACCTGCTGTGGGGCACCGTCCTCGCGCTGCTGTCCGGCGTCGCGTACGCGGGCTACATCTTCGTCGTCGGCGGCAGCGGATCCGCCGACACCGCCGGCACCCAGGTCCTCGTCTCCACCGCGGCCGCCGGCATCGTCGGCTCCGCCATCGGATCATGGTGGGGTCCCATCGATCTCGCCCCCGGCTGGACCGCGTTCGGCTGGCTCGCCGCACTCGCCTTCTCGGCGCAGTTCGTCGGCTGGATCCTCCTCGGCCGCTCCCTGCCCCGCCTCGCCCCCGAGGTCGGCGCCACCCTGCTGCTGCTCCAGCCGGTCCTCGCTATCGGCGCCGCCGTGCTCATGCTCGGCGAACGCCCCACCGCCCTGCAGCTCACCGGCTGCGCGATCGTCGTCGGCACGGCCTGGTTCGTCGCGTCGAGGCCCCGAACCACCGAGCCGACGCGGGACGTTGCTGCGGAGGGCACTCGGGCGTTGGCGCAGTAA